From the Streptomyces syringium genome, one window contains:
- a CDS encoding acyl carrier protein, with amino-acid sequence MEPAYDLMARLLTEHFGIPEEEITPDATFEQLEVDSLARVELITMLEDRLHVTLPEEHGDATVGEAAAYLDGLVAGRPDRGRAAAPVGDQPVAMAGPAR; translated from the coding sequence ATGGAACCCGCGTATGACCTGATGGCCCGTCTGCTCACGGAGCACTTCGGTATCCCCGAGGAGGAGATCACCCCGGACGCCACGTTCGAGCAGCTCGAAGTCGACTCGCTGGCCAGGGTCGAGTTGATCACCATGCTCGAGGACCGGCTGCACGTGACCCTGCCCGAGGAACACGGCGACGCCACCGTCGGCGAGGCCGCCGCGTACCTCGACGGGCTCGTGGCGGGCCGCCCCGACCGGGGGCGGGCCGCCGCCCCGGTCGGGGACCAGCCGGTGGCGATGGCGGGGCCCGCGCGGTGA
- a CDS encoding nucleotide disphospho-sugar-binding domain-containing protein — protein sequence MSTVDRGAPLRVLIIPSPVVTHLMPLVPLAWALRAAGHELLVVGQPDVMGVARQAGLNAVSIGDRFGMEDVFHSMLVPGKRPIELWGRLDPAHLEHFPPVWKDHSDRVLPAYLELARAYRPDLIVADPMEFNSLVVGGLLGVPVLHHRFGVDAVSEPVRAAARIALRDSCRALGLDELPDPGIQLDPCPPDLQLPGLLQALPIRYVPFNGSGEVPSWLRAERPSAPGKRRVVVSLGTRTLALHGVPFMRGLLRAFEGLRDVEAIATVPGAFRDEIGAVPGNVRMTDPVPLHLLVETCDAVVHHGGSGTVLTTVHAGLPHLVLPQMADQFGHADQLVATGAGIMIDDAAGQNDPVCLRGALEELLTDPGYAKGAWELREAMREMPAPSEVVAGLGRLL from the coding sequence GTGAGCACCGTGGACCGAGGAGCCCCCCTGCGGGTCCTGATCATCCCGAGCCCCGTCGTCACCCACCTCATGCCCCTGGTGCCGCTGGCCTGGGCGCTGCGCGCCGCGGGTCACGAGCTCCTCGTCGTCGGGCAGCCGGACGTGATGGGCGTCGCCCGGCAGGCCGGGCTGAACGCCGTGAGCATCGGCGACCGGTTCGGCATGGAGGACGTCTTCCACAGCATGCTGGTGCCCGGCAAGCGCCCCATCGAGCTGTGGGGCCGGCTCGACCCCGCGCACCTGGAGCACTTCCCCCCGGTCTGGAAGGACCACAGCGACCGCGTACTCCCCGCCTACCTGGAGCTCGCCCGCGCGTACCGCCCCGACCTGATCGTGGCCGACCCGATGGAGTTCAACTCCCTCGTGGTGGGCGGCCTGCTGGGCGTCCCGGTCCTGCACCACCGGTTCGGTGTCGACGCGGTGTCCGAGCCGGTGCGCGCGGCCGCGCGGATCGCGCTGCGGGACTCCTGCCGGGCCCTGGGCCTCGACGAGCTGCCCGACCCCGGTATCCAGCTCGACCCCTGCCCCCCGGACCTGCAACTGCCCGGACTCCTCCAGGCCCTCCCCATCCGCTACGTGCCCTTCAACGGCAGTGGCGAGGTGCCCTCCTGGCTCCGTGCCGAGCGGCCGTCGGCCCCGGGGAAGCGGCGTGTCGTGGTCTCCCTGGGCACCCGTACGCTCGCGCTCCACGGCGTGCCCTTCATGCGCGGCCTGTTGCGGGCCTTCGAGGGGTTGCGGGACGTGGAGGCCATCGCCACGGTCCCCGGGGCGTTCCGCGACGAGATCGGAGCCGTGCCGGGCAATGTGCGCATGACCGACCCGGTGCCGCTGCACCTGCTCGTGGAGACCTGCGACGCGGTCGTCCACCACGGGGGTTCGGGCACGGTCCTGACCACCGTGCACGCCGGGCTCCCGCACCTCGTACTGCCGCAGATGGCCGACCAGTTCGGGCACGCCGACCAGCTGGTCGCGACCGGGGCGGGCATCATGATCGACGACGCCGCGGGGCAGAACGACCCGGTGTGCCTGCGGGGCGCGCTGGAGGAGCTGCTGACGGATCCCGGCTACGCCAAGGGGGCGTGGGAACTGCGGGAAGCCATGCGGGAGATGCCCGCCCCCTCCGAGGTCGTGGCCGGGCTCGGGCGACTCCTCTGA
- the rfbB gene encoding dTDP-glucose 4,6-dehydratase: protein MRLLVTGAAGFIGSTYVRTLLDGGYPGYEDARVTVLDKLTYAGNRDNLPATHPRMTFVRGDINDLPLLLDLLPGHDAVVHFAAESHVDRSLTAAAEFIRTNVCGTQNLLEACLRSGVQRVVHVSTDEVYGSIAEGSWTEEWPLEPNTPYAASKAASDLVARSYWKTHGLDLSITRCSNNYGPYQHPEKLIPLFITNLLEGRTVPLYGDGHNIREWLHVDDHCRGIQLVLTSGRSGEVYNIGGGNEYTNVEITRRLLELCGADESMVRHVADRKGHDLRYSIAEDKIRDELGYVPLTPFERGLADTVGWYRDNPGWWKVSKPQEEAK, encoded by the coding sequence ATGAGGCTCCTGGTCACCGGCGCGGCCGGCTTCATCGGCTCGACGTACGTCCGTACGCTCCTGGACGGCGGCTACCCCGGCTACGAGGACGCCCGCGTCACCGTCCTGGACAAGCTGACCTACGCGGGCAACCGCGACAACCTGCCCGCCACGCACCCCCGCATGACCTTCGTCCGCGGTGACATCAACGACCTGCCGCTCCTGCTCGATCTGCTGCCCGGGCACGACGCCGTGGTGCACTTCGCCGCCGAGTCGCACGTCGACCGCTCCCTGACGGCCGCCGCGGAATTCATCCGGACGAACGTCTGCGGCACCCAGAACCTCCTCGAAGCATGTCTGCGCAGCGGCGTCCAGCGCGTCGTGCACGTCTCCACCGACGAGGTGTACGGCTCCATCGCCGAGGGCTCCTGGACCGAGGAGTGGCCGCTGGAACCCAACACCCCCTACGCGGCCTCCAAGGCGGCCTCCGACCTGGTGGCACGCTCGTACTGGAAGACGCACGGCCTGGACCTGTCGATCACCCGCTGCTCCAACAACTACGGGCCGTACCAGCACCCCGAGAAGCTCATCCCGCTGTTCATCACCAATCTGCTGGAGGGCCGGACCGTCCCCCTCTACGGGGACGGCCACAACATCCGCGAGTGGCTGCACGTCGACGACCACTGCCGGGGCATCCAGCTCGTCCTCACCAGCGGGCGGTCCGGTGAGGTCTACAACATCGGCGGCGGCAACGAATACACCAACGTCGAGATCACCCGGCGGCTGCTGGAGCTGTGCGGCGCCGACGAGTCCATGGTCCGCCACGTCGCCGACCGCAAGGGACACGACCTGCGCTACTCCATCGCGGAGGACAAGATCCGGGACGAGCTGGGATACGTCCCGCTGACGCCCTTCGAGCGCGGTCTCGCCGACACGGTCGGCTGGTACCGGGACAACCCCGGCTGGTGGAAAGTGTCCAAGCCGCAGGAGGAAGCGAAGTGA
- a CDS encoding glucose-1-phosphate thymidylyltransferase encodes MKALVLSGGAGTRLRPFSYSMPKQLIPIANKPVLEHVLETIRELGVTDIGVIVGDRGPHIAAVLGDGSRFGVRLTFIEQKEPLGLAHTVSVARPFLGDDDFVMYLGDNMLPEGITELAAEFAEHRPAAQVVVRKVADPRAFGVAELGADGEVVRLVEKPAEPRSDLALIGVYFFTPAIHEAVDAIEPSHRGELEITDAVQWLVTAGADVRAREYHGYWKDTGRVEDVLECNRKVLDGIEHSIAGEVDDASELTGPVIVEAGARVVRSRIEGPAIVGAGTLVEDSRVGPYTALGRDCVLRHTRIDYSITLEGATVTHVRGLHGSLIGRSATVDATEVGADRHRIVVGCHARVEVVA; translated from the coding sequence ATGAAGGCTCTGGTGTTGTCGGGCGGGGCGGGAACCCGTCTGCGACCGTTCAGCTACTCCATGCCGAAACAACTCATACCGATCGCCAACAAGCCCGTTCTCGAGCATGTGCTGGAGACCATCCGTGAGCTGGGCGTCACTGACATCGGAGTGATCGTCGGTGACCGGGGGCCGCACATAGCGGCCGTCCTCGGCGACGGTTCCCGCTTCGGCGTGCGGCTGACCTTCATCGAACAGAAGGAACCGCTCGGCCTCGCCCACACCGTCTCGGTGGCCCGGCCGTTCCTCGGTGACGACGACTTCGTGATGTATCTCGGGGACAACATGCTTCCCGAGGGCATCACCGAACTCGCCGCGGAGTTCGCCGAGCACCGCCCCGCAGCCCAGGTCGTCGTCCGCAAGGTCGCGGACCCGCGTGCCTTCGGAGTGGCCGAACTCGGAGCGGACGGCGAGGTCGTCCGTCTCGTGGAGAAGCCCGCGGAACCGCGCAGCGACCTCGCGCTGATCGGCGTGTACTTCTTCACCCCCGCGATCCACGAGGCCGTGGACGCCATCGAACCGAGCCACCGGGGCGAGCTGGAGATCACCGACGCCGTCCAGTGGCTCGTGACCGCCGGCGCCGACGTACGCGCCCGTGAGTACCACGGGTACTGGAAGGACACCGGTCGCGTCGAGGACGTGCTGGAGTGCAACCGGAAGGTCCTCGACGGCATCGAGCATTCCATTGCCGGGGAGGTCGACGACGCCAGCGAACTGACCGGCCCCGTGATCGTCGAGGCCGGTGCCCGCGTCGTCCGTTCCCGGATCGAGGGCCCGGCGATCGTCGGCGCGGGCACCCTCGTGGAGGACAGCCGCGTCGGCCCGTACACGGCCCTCGGCCGTGACTGCGTGCTGCGCCACACCAGAATCGACTACTCCATCACCTTGGAAGGTGCCACGGTGACCCATGTACGCGGTCTGCACGGCTCATTGATCGGCCGTTCGGCCACCGTCGACGCCACCGAGGTGGGCGCGGACCGCCACCGCATCGTCGTCGGCTGCCACGCCCGCGTCGAGGTGGTGGCATGA
- a CDS encoding FkbM family methyltransferase: MTEQPGRPGQSAVECDLPDGRSVLGIHPMETVTLWGEIAGDSPYARASAGLGPDDVILDIGAHIGLASMRFAEQAPGARILSFEPAPVTYACLADNVTRHVPTGTAFPQAVGGEAGTAELTFHPFNSSTSTLHADPEDDLRNFTAFVDNTEVPGDARELMLSAFGEKQTVTVDVTTVTAVVKEHGIERIGLLKIDVERGELEVLRGIDAGLWPRIQRVLLEVHDIDGRLGRIVAELAGLGFEVTVSQAPVFVGGSVFNLLAKRP; encoded by the coding sequence ATGACCGAGCAGCCCGGCCGGCCCGGCCAGTCCGCCGTCGAGTGCGACCTCCCCGACGGCCGGTCCGTCCTGGGTATCCACCCCATGGAGACGGTCACGCTCTGGGGGGAGATCGCCGGGGATTCCCCGTACGCGCGCGCGTCCGCCGGGCTGGGCCCCGATGATGTGATCCTCGACATCGGCGCGCACATCGGCCTGGCCTCGATGCGCTTCGCCGAACAGGCCCCCGGTGCCCGGATTCTGTCGTTCGAACCCGCCCCCGTGACCTACGCCTGCCTGGCGGACAACGTCACCCGGCACGTCCCGACCGGCACCGCGTTCCCCCAGGCGGTGGGCGGCGAGGCGGGGACCGCGGAGCTCACCTTCCACCCCTTCAACTCCTCGACGTCGACCCTGCACGCCGACCCGGAGGACGACCTGCGCAACTTCACGGCGTTCGTCGACAACACCGAGGTGCCCGGGGACGCCCGGGAGCTGATGCTCAGCGCCTTCGGCGAGAAGCAGACGGTCACCGTCGACGTGACCACGGTGACCGCCGTGGTGAAGGAGCACGGCATCGAGCGGATCGGTCTGCTGAAGATCGACGTGGAGCGCGGTGAACTGGAGGTGCTGCGCGGCATCGACGCCGGGCTCTGGCCGCGGATCCAGCGCGTGCTCCTCGAAGTGCACGACATCGACGGCCGGCTCGGCAGGATCGTCGCCGAGCTGGCCGGCCTCGGCTTCGAGGTCACTGTGTCGCAGGCACCGGTCTTCGTCGGCGGCAGCGTGTTCAACCTGCTCGCGAAGCGTCCCTGA
- a CDS encoding NAD-dependent epimerase/dehydratase family protein: protein MDIVGNGFLAGSLRPIADRHPGTVALAAGVSWASGTSDADFAREAALVRETALRCKADGRRLLFFSTSATGMYGAAEGPGREDRPVAPCSPYGAHKLALEEQLRATGADHLILRLSHLVGPGQPPHQLLPTLVRQLRGGVVHVHRAATRDLIDVTDTVTVIDRLLALDLTAETVNVASGVAVPVDQIVDHLERSLGLTARREYRETGSHHTVSIDKLRALVPEVDRLGFGPDYYRRVLDVFSWEFRGDAVTTRL from the coding sequence ATGGACATAGTGGGTAACGGATTCCTCGCCGGGAGTCTGCGACCGATAGCCGACCGCCACCCGGGGACCGTGGCGCTCGCGGCCGGGGTCTCCTGGGCCTCGGGGACCTCCGACGCCGACTTCGCCCGTGAGGCCGCGCTGGTGCGGGAGACCGCGCTGCGCTGCAAGGCCGACGGGCGGCGGCTGCTGTTCTTCTCGACGTCCGCGACCGGGATGTACGGGGCGGCGGAGGGGCCCGGGCGGGAGGACCGGCCCGTGGCGCCCTGCTCCCCTTACGGCGCGCACAAACTCGCCCTCGAGGAGCAGCTGCGCGCCACGGGCGCCGACCATCTGATTCTGCGCCTGAGCCATCTGGTGGGCCCCGGCCAGCCACCGCACCAGCTACTGCCCACGCTGGTACGGCAGTTGCGGGGCGGTGTGGTCCACGTCCACCGTGCCGCCACCCGCGATCTGATCGATGTGACCGACACGGTGACCGTGATCGACCGGCTGCTGGCGCTGGACCTGACGGCCGAGACGGTCAACGTCGCTTCCGGTGTCGCGGTCCCGGTCGACCAGATCGTCGACCACCTGGAGCGGAGCCTCGGCCTGACGGCCCGCCGCGAGTACCGGGAGACGGGCAGTCATCACACCGTCTCCATCGACAAGCTGCGGGCCCTCGTCCCCGAGGTGGACCGGCTGGGCTTCGGCCCGGACTACTACCGTCGCGTCCTGGACGTGTTCAGCTGGGAGTTCCGGGGCGACGCGGTCACGACACGGCTCTGA
- a CDS encoding MMPL family transporter — MSSQDLDTAPAPSPPSARGPGAAGRAAPAGRNGRGRAWLVPALAFVVTVLLGVAGLGTPERLANGGYTASGTESERANRLLADRFGGGSPDLVLLVRAEGGLDTARARAEGRQLTLRLARAPGVGGVRSYWPGGAAGTDPALRSEDGTLALVTADLTGADRDAARTAGTLVPELTGHHGALRVQATGPAWVSVEAGRVSQRDLVRAELVAAPLTLLILVLALRSLVAALVPLVIGVVAVVGTVALLRLLSYAMPVSVFAMNLATALGFGLAVDYGLLLVTRYREELRTGKPVAAAVERTARRAGHTVAVSACTVALSMAALLVLPLPFLRSMACAGMAVALLAAATAVLLVPPVLNLLGTRVDRWDPLAAPRGRHRNRPRAPRADSPAWRTVARVVTRRPVFYGGGCALALLLLASPFAHVHFGLSDERVLPAHTEAHRTSQAIREGFTSRAERNLTVVLPDVDVAGDRAALSAYERRVAALPSVARVVGVPAPTGGALWAGPDGPARAARGDRVRVAAPPGPGAVLTVTGPEDPQSRAGRDLVKRLRSLPAPGERLVTGRAAYLSDTRDAVRGRLPLAAGIVAVTTWAMLFLLTGSVLLPVKALVVGALSLGTSFGLMVHVFQDGHLRAAVGEFTVTGTLDMTMPLLMFVIAFGLAIDYEIFLLSRVKEHYALTGDNRQAVVEGVARTGRLVTTGALAVAVVTGALATSGVTLLKLLGTGLAVAVLVDAVLVRGVLVPACLTVAGRANWWTPAPLARAHARISARTGLDESR, encoded by the coding sequence GTGAGCTCCCAGGACCTCGACACCGCCCCGGCCCCGAGCCCCCCGAGCGCCAGGGGGCCCGGGGCCGCGGGCCGCGCCGCCCCCGCCGGGCGCAATGGGCGCGGCCGGGCCTGGCTCGTGCCCGCCCTCGCGTTCGTGGTGACCGTGCTGCTCGGCGTGGCCGGCCTCGGCACCCCCGAGCGGCTGGCCAACGGCGGCTACACCGCGTCCGGCACCGAGTCCGAACGCGCCAACCGGCTGCTGGCCGACCGCTTCGGCGGCGGCAGCCCCGACCTCGTGCTGCTCGTACGGGCCGAGGGCGGCCTCGACACCGCTCGGGCCCGGGCGGAAGGGCGACAACTGACCCTGCGGCTGGCGCGCGCGCCCGGGGTCGGCGGGGTGCGCTCCTACTGGCCGGGCGGCGCGGCCGGAACGGACCCGGCACTGCGGTCCGAGGACGGCACGCTGGCGCTGGTCACGGCGGACCTCACGGGCGCGGACCGCGACGCGGCACGCACCGCCGGAACCCTGGTGCCCGAACTCACCGGCCACCACGGGGCCTTGCGCGTCCAGGCCACCGGACCCGCCTGGGTCAGCGTGGAAGCCGGGCGCGTCAGCCAGCGCGACCTGGTGCGCGCCGAACTCGTCGCCGCCCCCCTCACCTTGCTCATCCTGGTGCTCGCGCTGCGTTCCCTCGTGGCCGCGCTCGTCCCCCTCGTGATCGGCGTCGTGGCCGTCGTCGGCACGGTCGCCCTGCTGCGGCTGCTCAGCTACGCCATGCCGGTGTCGGTCTTCGCCATGAACCTCGCCACCGCGCTCGGCTTCGGACTCGCCGTGGACTACGGGCTGTTGCTCGTCACCCGCTACCGCGAGGAACTGCGCACGGGCAAGCCCGTGGCCGCCGCCGTCGAACGCACCGCGCGCCGGGCGGGGCACACCGTGGCCGTCTCCGCCTGCACCGTGGCGCTGTCGATGGCGGCGCTCCTGGTGCTGCCCCTGCCGTTCCTGCGGTCCATGGCCTGCGCCGGGATGGCGGTGGCCCTGCTCGCCGCGGCCACCGCCGTGCTGCTCGTCCCGCCCGTCCTGAACCTCCTCGGCACCCGCGTCGACCGCTGGGACCCGCTCGCCGCGCCGCGCGGCCGGCACCGTAACCGCCCGCGGGCACCACGGGCGGACAGTCCGGCCTGGCGGACCGTCGCCCGGGTCGTCACCCGGCGCCCGGTGTTCTACGGCGGCGGCTGCGCACTGGCCCTCCTGCTGCTCGCCTCGCCCTTCGCGCACGTGCACTTCGGGCTGTCGGACGAGCGGGTACTGCCCGCCCACACCGAGGCGCACCGGACGTCCCAGGCCATCCGCGAGGGCTTCACCTCCCGCGCCGAACGGAATCTGACCGTCGTCCTCCCGGACGTCGACGTCGCGGGCGACCGGGCCGCACTGTCGGCGTACGAACGCCGGGTGGCGGCACTGCCGTCCGTCGCACGCGTCGTCGGAGTGCCCGCGCCGACGGGCGGGGCGCTCTGGGCGGGCCCCGACGGGCCCGCCAGGGCCGCGAGAGGGGACCGGGTACGGGTGGCGGCACCGCCCGGGCCGGGCGCGGTACTGACCGTGACCGGCCCCGAGGACCCCCAATCGCGGGCCGGACGGGACCTGGTGAAGCGGCTGCGCTCGCTGCCCGCCCCCGGCGAACGGCTCGTCACCGGGCGCGCGGCCTACCTCTCCGACACCCGGGACGCGGTGCGCGGCCGGCTGCCGCTCGCGGCCGGGATCGTCGCCGTCACGACGTGGGCGATGCTCTTCCTGCTCACCGGGAGCGTGCTGCTGCCGGTGAAGGCACTGGTGGTCGGGGCGCTCAGCCTCGGCACGAGCTTCGGGCTGATGGTGCACGTCTTCCAGGACGGCCATCTGCGCGCGGCGGTGGGGGAGTTCACGGTCACCGGGACGCTCGACATGACGATGCCGCTGCTGATGTTCGTCATCGCGTTCGGACTGGCCATCGACTACGAGATCTTCCTGCTGTCCAGGGTGAAGGAGCACTACGCCCTGACCGGCGACAACCGGCAGGCTGTGGTGGAGGGCGTCGCCCGGACGGGCCGGCTGGTGACCACGGGAGCCCTTGCCGTGGCCGTCGTCACCGGCGCCCTCGCCACCTCGGGGGTGACCCTGCTGAAGCTGCTGGGCACGGGCCTCGCGGTCGCCGTGCTCGTCGACGCGGTCCTGGTGCGGGGGGTTCTCGTGCCGGCCTGTCTGACCGTGGCGGGGCGCGCCAACTGGTGGACCCCCGCCCCGCTGGCGCGGGCCCACGCCCGGATCAGCGCCCGGACCGGCCTGGACGAGAGCCGCTGA
- a CDS encoding thioesterase II family protein — protein MAEIPVDDTLWCRNFRPAPDAPVRLVCFPHAGGSASFFLPVASALTPDADVLAIQYPGRQDRRREACVDDIATLAEQVHTALAGWLDRPVVFFGHSMGALLAFEVARRMERDGRGPARLVASGRRAPSRYRYENVHRRDDDGIVAELREMSGTDTRVLGDEEMLRMVLPAIRADYRAVETYRSEPGASVRCPVTVMVGDDDPRTSLDEAEDWKGHTTGAFDMQVYPGGHFYLSSQAPAVIKALRGHLAAVPASPQG, from the coding sequence ATGGCTGAGATACCCGTGGACGACACGCTGTGGTGCCGGAACTTCCGTCCCGCCCCGGACGCACCGGTGCGTCTGGTCTGCTTCCCGCACGCGGGCGGTTCCGCGAGCTTCTTCCTGCCCGTCGCCTCGGCGCTGACGCCGGACGCCGATGTCCTGGCGATCCAGTACCCCGGGCGCCAGGACCGCCGCCGGGAGGCCTGCGTGGACGACATCGCGACACTCGCCGAACAGGTCCACACCGCCCTCGCCGGCTGGCTGGACCGCCCGGTGGTGTTCTTCGGCCACAGCATGGGCGCCCTGCTGGCGTTCGAGGTGGCCCGCCGCATGGAACGCGACGGCCGGGGCCCCGCGCGCCTGGTCGCCTCGGGCCGCCGCGCGCCCTCCCGCTACCGCTACGAGAACGTCCACCGGCGCGACGACGACGGCATCGTCGCCGAGCTGCGCGAGATGAGCGGCACGGACACCCGGGTGCTCGGCGACGAGGAGATGCTGCGGATGGTCCTGCCCGCCATCCGCGCCGACTACCGCGCGGTGGAGACCTACCGCAGCGAGCCGGGCGCGTCGGTGCGCTGCCCGGTCACCGTCATGGTGGGCGACGACGACCCCAGGACCTCCCTCGACGAGGCCGAGGACTGGAAGGGGCACACCACCGGCGCGTTCGACATGCAGGTCTACCCCGGTGGGCACTTCTACCTCAGCAGCCAGGCCCCGGCCGTCATCAAGGCGCTGCGCGGGCACCTGGCCGCCGTGCCGGCCTCGCCCCAGGGCTAG
- a CDS encoding PAS domain-containing protein translates to MVPGVTRGYTDDPGVGQPQFDQPGLCMASLDPTLTIRQANQEFFRQFGASSADVCGRSFQELVHPSVQQPLMRQFSRLVEGKRQRFATHVVGVRQEDSAFASPLTAIAVRGGTPEDASILVLMPQTQGSDDAGVVTNRKKILTEIDARILEGIAAGISTVPLASRLYLSRQGVEYHVTGLLRKLKVPNRAALVSRAYSMGVLNVGTWPPKVVEEFIK, encoded by the coding sequence TTGGTACCGGGCGTTACTCGCGGATACACGGACGACCCTGGGGTCGGCCAGCCGCAGTTCGACCAGCCGGGCCTGTGTATGGCCTCCCTCGATCCGACCCTGACGATCCGACAGGCGAATCAGGAGTTCTTCCGCCAGTTCGGCGCCTCCTCGGCGGACGTGTGCGGGCGCAGCTTCCAGGAGCTGGTGCACCCGAGCGTGCAGCAGCCGCTGATGCGCCAGTTCTCGCGGCTGGTCGAGGGCAAGCGGCAGCGCTTCGCCACCCATGTGGTCGGGGTGCGGCAGGAGGACTCGGCCTTCGCCAGCCCGCTGACGGCCATCGCCGTCCGCGGTGGTACGCCCGAGGATGCGTCGATCCTGGTGCTGATGCCCCAGACCCAAGGATCCGATGACGCCGGGGTGGTCACCAACCGGAAGAAGATTCTCACCGAGATAGACGCACGCATCCTCGAGGGCATAGCCGCCGGGATCTCCACGGTCCCGCTCGCCTCACGGCTCTACCTCAGCCGGCAGGGCGTCGAGTACCACGTGACCGGATTGCTCCGGAAGCTCAAGGTGCCCAACCGGGCCGCCCTCGTCTCGCGGGCCTACTCCATGGGGGTGCTCAATGTGGGCACCTGGCCGCCGAAGGTTGTCGAGGAATTCATCAAGTGA
- a CDS encoding beta-ketoacyl-[acyl-carrier-protein] synthase family protein, with amino-acid sequence MSASDAAVTGIGMVTPAGLGREATWDGLCEGVGFGARDPWLAGLPVDFSCGAHDFDGGALLGKRITWRNDRFIHLAMVAAREAVADAALDTDTWDGPRVAVVLGCASNGGDRWDVEYRNLAEGRVEAISPTALLRSLPNMVAGEVSTDLQALGPCLTTSTACAAGTTAIGTARDLLRIGACDIAIAGGADCARSTMGSAAFYRMGALSENRQDPAGASRPFDADRDGFVLSEAAAVLVLERPEYARARGARIRGYVSGYGASSDGFHPTRPDPEGAGARRAVLAALADARADVSEVHHVNAHGTSTPLNDRVEAAMLSKVFRTPPPVTSVKGAIGHSLGAAGAVDAACTVMSLERQLVLPTANLDRLGDGMDLDVVTKTPRPHRMEAAISDSFGFGGQNAVLFFRAA; translated from the coding sequence GTGAGCGCCTCGGACGCGGCCGTCACCGGGATCGGCATGGTGACGCCGGCGGGGCTGGGCCGGGAGGCCACCTGGGACGGGCTGTGCGAGGGAGTGGGATTCGGCGCCCGGGACCCGTGGCTGGCCGGCCTGCCGGTCGACTTCTCCTGCGGGGCCCACGACTTCGACGGCGGAGCCCTGCTCGGCAAGCGGATCACCTGGCGCAACGACCGGTTCATCCACCTGGCGATGGTCGCCGCCCGGGAGGCGGTCGCCGACGCGGCGCTGGACACCGACACCTGGGACGGCCCCCGGGTGGCCGTCGTCCTCGGCTGCGCCAGCAACGGCGGCGACCGCTGGGACGTCGAGTACCGCAACCTGGCCGAAGGGCGCGTGGAGGCCATCTCGCCGACCGCCCTGCTGCGTTCGCTGCCCAACATGGTCGCGGGCGAGGTGTCCACCGACCTCCAGGCGCTGGGCCCCTGCCTCACCACCTCGACGGCCTGCGCGGCCGGCACCACCGCCATCGGCACCGCCCGCGACCTGCTGCGGATCGGGGCCTGCGACATCGCGATCGCCGGCGGCGCCGACTGCGCGCGCAGCACCATGGGCTCGGCCGCCTTCTACCGGATGGGGGCCCTGTCGGAGAACCGCCAGGACCCGGCGGGCGCGTCACGGCCGTTCGACGCGGACCGCGACGGATTCGTCCTGAGCGAGGCGGCGGCCGTCCTCGTCCTGGAACGGCCGGAGTACGCCCGCGCCCGCGGCGCGCGCATCCGCGGCTACGTCTCGGGCTACGGGGCCTCCAGCGACGGCTTCCACCCCACCCGACCGGACCCGGAGGGCGCCGGCGCCCGGCGCGCGGTGCTCGCCGCGCTCGCCGACGCCCGCGCGGACGTGTCGGAGGTGCACCACGTCAACGCGCACGGCACGTCCACGCCCCTGAACGACCGCGTGGAAGCCGCCATGCTGTCGAAGGTGTTCCGCACGCCCCCGCCCGTGACGTCCGTCAAGGGCGCCATCGGGCACTCGCTCGGGGCCGCGGGCGCGGTCGATGCGGCGTGCACGGTGATGTCGCTGGAGCGACAGCTCGTCCTGCCGACCGCCAACCTGGACCGGCTGGGCGACGGAATGGACCTGGACGTGGTGACGAAAACGCCGCGGCCGCACCGCATGGAGGCGGCGATCAGCGACTCGTTCGGCTTCGGCGGCCAGAACGCCGTGCTGTTCTTCCGGGCCGCGTGA